A region of Oryctolagus cuniculus chromosome 3, mOryCun1.1, whole genome shotgun sequence DNA encodes the following proteins:
- the TMEM140 gene encoding transmembrane protein 140 produces MAGPGPRWGRHVAFLSILLLVAGVISLLFDALLCRAGNVVDLPHLRLGFYNFCLWDEDLGALLCHQFPELEALGVPRLGLALARLGVYGALVLTLFVPLPLLLAWCNRSEGEWRLAVGFLAAASVLLAGGLGLFLSLVWKWLRLSLLGPAFLALGTAQAFLLLLLMATAVFSPRAQDGSKPESCC; encoded by the coding sequence ATGGCCGGGCCCGGGCCCCGCTGGGGCAGGCACGTGGCGTTCCTGAGCATCCTCCTGCTGGTGGCTGGGGTCATCTCCCTGCTGTTTGACGCCCTCCTCTGCAGAGCCGGCAACGTCGTGGACCTGCCGCACTTGAGACTTGGCTTCTACAACTTCTGCCTGTGGGACGAGGACCTCGGCGCCCTGCTCTGTCACCAGTTCCCCGAGCTGGAGGCCCTCGGGGTGCCGcggctgggcctggctctggccaggctcGGTGTCTACGGGGCCCTGGTCCTCACCCTCTTCgtccccctgcctctgctcctggcctGGTGTAATAGGAGCGAGGGGGAGTGGCGGCTGGCGGTGGGCTTCCTGGCCGCGGCCTCCGTGCTGCTGGCCGGCGGCCTgggcctcttcctctccctcgtGTGGAAGTGGCTCAGGCTCTCTCTGCTGGGCCCGGCCTTTCTAGCTCTGGGCACGGCCCAGGCCTTCCTCCTGCTCTTGCTCATGGCCACCGCTGTGTTCTCTCCGAGGGCTCAGGACGGGAGCAAGCCGGAGAGCTGCTGTTAG